Proteins from one Elgaria multicarinata webbii isolate HBS135686 ecotype San Diego chromosome 3, rElgMul1.1.pri, whole genome shotgun sequence genomic window:
- the RMND5B gene encoding E3 ubiquitin-protein transferase RMND5B — MEPCACVERELDKVLQKFLCYGQHCERGLEELLRYVSQLREELGTAALQRTPLSATLSLVMSQCCKKIKDTVQNLASDHKDIHSSISRVGKAIDRTFDADLCGIVPAMVWESQEKQILVLAIIEHLYQQGMLGVAEELCQESTVNVDIDFKKPFLELNSILEALHKQDLEPALSWAIFHRQQLAELNSSLEFRLHRLHFIRLLAGGPGKELEALSYARHFQPFAHLHQQEIQVMMGSLVYLRLGLRNSPYRHLLDDSHWTEICETFTRDACSLLGLSVESPLSVSFAAGCVALPVLMNIKAVIEQRQCTGVWSHKDELPIEIELGMKCWYHSVFACPILRQQTTDSNPPIKLICGHVISRDALNKLINGGKLKCPYCPMEQNPADGKRLIF; from the exons ATGGAGCCGTGCGCCTGCGTAGAGAGGGAGCTGGACAAAGTGCTGCAGAAGTTCCTGTGCTACGGCCAGCATTGCGAGCGAGGCCTGGAGGAGCTGCTGCGCTACGTCAGCCAGCTGAGGGAGGAGCTCGGCACGGCAG CCTTGCAACGGACACCACTGTCTGCTACGCTCTCCCTGGTTATGTCCCAGTGCTGTAAGAAGATCAAGGACACTGTGCAGAATCTAGCTTCAGACCACAAAGACATTCACAGCAGCATCTCCCGGGTGGGCAAAGCAATTGATAGA ACTTTTGATGCTGACTTGTGTGGAATTGTACCTGCTATGGTTTGGGAGTCCCAAGAGAAGCAGATCCTGGTGCTGGCGATCATAGAGCACCTCTACCaacaagggatgctgggagtagcTGAGGAACTGTGTCAG GAATCCACTGTGAATGTGGATATAGACTTCAAAAAGCCTTTCCTGGAACTTAACAGCATACTGGAAGCTCTGCACAAACAGGACCTGGAGCCTGCTCTGAG TTGGGCGATCTTCCACAGACAGCAGTTGGCAGAATTGAACAGCTCTCTGGAGTTCCGGCTGCATCGGCTCCACTTCATCAGGCTTCTTGCTGGTGGCCCTGGCAAGGAGCTGGAGGCCCTGAGCTATGCCCGCCACTTCCAGCCCTTTGCTCACCTACACCAGCAAG AGATTCAGGTGATGATGGGCAGCCTGGTGTACCTGCGCTTGGGCCTTAGGAACTCCCCATATCGGCACCTGCTGGATGATAGTCACTGGACTGAGATTTGTGAGACTTTCACTCGTGATGCCTGTTCCCTGCTGGGACTCTCAGTGGAGTCACCTCTGAGCGTCAG CTTTGCTGCAGGGTGTGTAGCACTGCCGGTGCTAATGAATATCAAGGCTGTGATTGAGCAGAGACAGTGCACAGGCGTCTGGAGCCACAAGGATGAGCTGCCT ATAGAAATTGAGCTAGGGATGAAATGCTGGTACCACTCAGTCTTTGCATGCCCCATCCTGCGGCAGCAGACAACTGATTCTAACCCACCTATCAAGCTAATCTGTGGGCATGTTATTTCTCGAGATGCCCTCAACAAGCTCATCAATGGAGGAAA GTTGAAGTGTCCATATTGCCCCATGGAGCAGAACCCAGCTGATGGAAAGCGCCTCATCTTTTGA